The Camelina sativa cultivar DH55 chromosome 16, Cs, whole genome shotgun sequence sequence gttatacatacatatatatatatatatatatatgtccattCTATTAGAATTCTTCAATATTTTTCTATCCGGATTGAACAACCAGTCAGAGAGCTTCATTCTAATTTGACTGTTTGGATGGGAGAAAAAAATGGAGGTAAAGTGAAATGTTTTTAATGGAGAGGGGAAAGAtattaaagaagagaaaccaTACCTTTTTGGTTACATTTGGTTTGTCCTATGAGAGACAGAGCTCTAATTGTTGTGCCCAATTCATTTATTTCCTTCCACATGCTTTCGTTTTCCCTTCctcatttatttctcttttgtcaCTCTTTTCTGTTTTGGCTTCTTTCATTTTCCTACTTTTCTATTTTGTGCGTTATGGTTATTATACCTTTAGGCTTTTAGGTAGTATATAACACTTTTATGTAAGTTTTTGTCAAACAATTTCAGACACTCTTCCAAGATGAAGAAAGCTGAGGTACGTCTTCTTATGATATTCTAATAGGTTTGTTACACATTAGAATGATAAATTTGACAAAGTGAGAATGTCCTGAAATCAGTTATATATCCATTTTTTGTGGGAAAATATCAtgtgatgaatatatatagtagatttgtCAACATATATAAGAGTAGACCTATCTCTCATTAAATCCGTCCACGCCAAAACAAATTTAAGGTTTTGGTCCTAAGATCGTGGGTATTCTGCAAGATGTAATTAAAGATATGCCGGCCAGTTCGCaggtttttgttggttttgcaCATATATATGCTCTGTCCTTCGTTTATATTTGAGTACTTAAAAAGAATATACACTTCTGGTTGATaccctaaaaatatatatatacacctctGGTTcttatacataaaatatgttaGATGTAAAGTATTTTGCCTATTTTCACTTTGGGTTTAGTTGGCACAGTTATAAACTAAAATTTGGATTTCGATATTCGTTAAGTGCACTTGCTTACATATTATGGAAGTAAAACTTCTAAACGTTTGTGGACTTAAAATTTATTGAAGGTTCTAACATTTTGCTTGAAGGTTCATTGTGATTTAGTAtattacaaatgaggtggtctATCATTTGTCACCGGTATAAACAGAATGAGTTGTCTTTGGTAAATTTCTGTTGGGAAGAAAACTTTGGATAGATAATTCTTCACTAGATTAGTTAGGTAAATTCTCTTTAacataacaaaatcaaatatttctgATAGTGATGTAAATTGACTAAAAACAAATAACCAGACAAATATAGCTTTTGTTagtatttaaaaagaaataaaaagttctAGCTAGCTAGCCTTTACTAGTTCTATAGTGGAACGAGTTATATGTCTAATCCACGGGTTTAACGAAGAATAATATAATATCGACACCATTATATTCATGGTAGGATAAGAATATAAACGAACTGAAAACTTCAGACAAATACAACATTATGTATTCTCTGGCTGTTGATGATAGCAATATCTTCTCGCAAATGTTTTTgcgttgttgttttcttgtctttttttctcttttcctttttcttgtttatccgAACTTAATAAGAGCCTGCAGataaacatcaaaacaaaactaattaaaaaatcttaaaatattttcttagtgACATAAGAAATAGCGTGATCCTTGACGGCAGACACTGATGATAAACCTTatcttgtaaaaataaaaaaactatccAACATAAAGAATCAATATAGATGTATATACCTTGATCAAGTCTCTATACTAACATCAAGTCTTGTTTAAACACGTGATATTGGCACGGCTCAATCAAACAAGCCGAtctctggaaaaaaaaagagagtacaGTTTTCTGATTGAACCGCACCAATATCTCGTATTTTGATTACCAGTATAGTGCGTTCATGGATTGCTAATTATATACCAAACTCCACCTCAAAAAAgccaaaccaaaaagagaagaaatcaaaagcAAATAAATGATTGAAACAAATTGATGCATATAGGTTACGAGAAACAGGTACTTAccgttaaaaaaattattttgcgGGTATGGAAAATGAAAAGGAAGACAACATGAGCTACTTCANtttttttttttttgtgtatcttGGGTTTGCAGAGTGTGGCTAAGAGATATAAATACGAAGAGGGTGAAGAAGAAATGACAAGAGAAAAAACAAGCATTGAATTAGGCCAACAACCCCCACAACAAAAAGGaagttgtttgttttaaatttgaaaaaaaaatgaaaaaaaaaaatccgttacaaaatttggatattattatgttatttggttatataaacatcaaatcaaatagGTCTGCcgttactgaaaaaaaaaattgaaccacTTCCAAGAATTTCATAATGATTACCAGctagttttgatttattgaaGTTGTTAAGAAACAGCTACACCATTGTTTAGTATTGGTATTGGAAACTTGCTCATGTACACCTAGTTTACAATAGATTATCTAATTATATCTATCACCATATATATACACCTAATCTAACTTAATTTTCCATGAATACTATTTGGTGATGGATATGTCTATAAGACTATGACCACATAGTTATTGCAAATTCGAATTAGAATTGGCAGTTGGCGATGCAATATTATTCATCGCATATCTCTAACAAAAAGATAACGTCACAACTTTTGTTAGGTGAAAACGTGAAGGTGAGTGTTAAGAAAATACTTAAGACTTTCTGcgatttaatttatattttaccttatctaatttttagttgtttaattttatataattgagATATGTCATCCTCATGTAACCTGTGACATGAggcaatatatattaatatttatgaataatatttgCATGTTGCATGTACGTTCAACGTTTTTGATCtctattatagtatatatatatatatttccaatacTTAAAAAGCATGTGTAACGCCTCGACTAAAACTCGGAACAAATGACCACATGAAGTTTGTGCATGATCAGCTGTGTTGTTCTTAaatttttcttgcttttactttaaaatacttttgttgttcttaattTAATATGGATTACCAGGATTTAAACCGTATATGGTATTGGTTTAACGCATGGCTATGTCCAAGAcgaacataattttttttactgtattACCCTGTTACGTAAATTCCTATATCCAcatggacaaaaaaaattaatagtgtAACTTATACATGTAACTATATGAATTCTtaagttttttaacaaaaaaaaatactatgtaTTTATAGAGATTTGTAAACTacgatataaaaaaaataggagCAACGATCCCATGAGCTTTCAATTGGTGTTTATGATGGTttgtaagagagagaaagacatgTTGGTGGGCTCTGCTACTCCCAACATCTatttaaatttccaaattattttagtggtttcattttttaaatactCTCACTTTTAGGATTAGTAATATAATAACGTTTtctaatataattatacaaaaaaattaccaattaaaaaatatttataatgatttataaaatgcaaaaatgtAAGATTTTCATGAATGGAGACATAAGATAATATGAGGGCAGATTGGGATGTGGTGTAAGTGGagtaatatcaaaaataatcactCAGTAATTTTTGTAATGAATGTCTactattttatttctaaaaaaaaaacatagatgttaaagttcaaccaatccaaaaatatagtttttgtatTGTCATGCAACCGTATTGAAATAAGAAACACAtgtcttcaaaatcttttatgGTCTTAAGTAAGctgaaaaaaatatgttaagcAAAAATTGTAGTTCAAACAATGATCTAGAATTAAGTTTATAGCCCAAATTAACCTCTAACTCTGAATGAAGAGCATTTGTAGTGGATCCTCATCTGTTTCAAAACTCTAGCTCATTTCTAAAACCTAATCACTACTTTTCATGAGGCATCATATAAGTTCTTCATTTtaattatcccaaaaaaaatattaccgACTCATAGATAGACTGAAATTTATTCCTCATAATATTGAGCTCATTTTTACTTTGATAACACCTTTTAACGACTTAATCACAACATGTGTTTAGAGAATTAGATGAAAGACGAAGCTAGAAAAAATTGTCCACTTGTGCACAAAATTGCCACCATAAAACATTTATACATTGAAAGTATAAAATACTGACAGTTTGTATTGTACGTACAAGCatcaaagcaaagaaaaagtgGTTGCAATCATAATATTCATAGATTTTTAGCCAGTGGTCACGAGAATTATTTCcagcaagaaaaaaataaattaaataacataaaatcaAAGATTCTACTCAAATAATCATTCAAATGTCAtgaattaaaatgaaaaaaaaaatgtaataaattatagaatttttggTTAAGGAAATGGATTAAAAACTACTCCCttcgttatttttttatttgattttttaagcttttttttgttttgaaatggATGATTTTTTAACATATCTatgcaaaattaattatatttttattggtttaaacaatatatattatacagaTTGTTTTTTATTGATTGAATTATGTGTAAGTAGAAATTACgtgatgttttttatttaaaaataattctttaatGTGTATGCATCACTCtagaaaatcataatataaaaaatggaaGGAATATGAAACACTACATAAACCACTTCTATTATCTTCTAACTTCTTATAGTAACTTGtaaagttaaaaatttaaccagccTACAATAACTTGTAACGACattaacaaacaataaattataaatgagtacaaacaaacaaacagaaaaaatcaATGAGAAGAGAACCGAATGTATTCTAAACCAGAATCCGGTACGAAATTCCGGTTATGCATCAGCAGAACAAATGGCAACAAATGGTGAATGTCGAGGACAAGTTCGGAAGTTCCTAAACTCGGGAAGAAAGTTTCAGACTTTGAGAGTTTCGTGCAGAGTGAGATTACAAATCTTGAAACCCTTAATTCAGTTTTCTTCACGAAACCCCAACAATATCGCGCCTTGATCCTTTCTCCTTTCTACTACATTCGATTCTCTCCTCATCACTCAAACCAAAAGCCCTAATCTTTggtatgttcttcttctctgatttcgtaatttctgggtttttttcttttgttttcccttCGGATGAATCAATCTCTGCGATATTTGAATTCGTATATGTGGTTTCAATTCACAGTGAGCATCTTTGTTTTGCGATTTCAGGAATTGGATTCTTAATCCACCATGGCTAATAGCTCTTTTAAGTTGGAACACCCACTGGGTTAGTTTCTCGTCTCctttttggttcttcatcaaATCATGCATAAAAACTAAGACTTTCTGGGTTCTGTTAGTGGATCACTAGAAATTAAAGATCTTTGATTGttaccctttttaaaaaaggaacGATTTTGATTAGGATTTGATCAAATCACTAATGTCTCCAGCGATCAATCAATCACTGCTGTTACTTTGATCAAATACCTAAGAAATTATGAATCTTTGATtgttactctttttttataagggGGACGAGATAGAGGCTttgtaaatatttcattttgcaTCTAGAATTTCTTAGGTACACACACACTGTCTGTTTGCAATGATCAATCAATCACTGATGATGTTCTTTGATCATTCTTTTGGGGGTCTTTGTTATGTCAGAGAGGAGACAAATTGAAGCTTCTCGCATCAGGGACAAGTATCCAGACAGGATTCCagtaatgttttctttttgttaacgTTCGTTTGTATTTCTCTGTGTAAATACTGTTTATATGTAGCTCTAACAGAGAGGAAGTCTATGTTGCAGGTGATTGTAGAGAGAGCTGAAAGAAGTGATGTTCCTAACATCGACAAGAAAAAGTCAGTAATGAACATTATACTTTCTATGTTGTTCTTTCTTATTGGCAACTTATGAGTTCTACACATCTTTTGTTTACTTAATAATCTGAAGTGAACAGAGTGCCTTTCAACACTCTCTTTGATTAATCAATGTGTGATGTTCTGATTCCTCATTATGAATGGAATCGAAAAGATCTATTTGCTTGAGAACCATATCTTTGTATAGTGAAGAGAGTAGTGCCTTTGAACATTTTTTCTTGTAGAACTTTATCTTTGTGTAGTATGAAAACGATATGGGATTGATCTTGATTGAAGACTACAGAGTCTAATATCAGGGATTTGTGTTGATCTGTGACTCTTTGGTTGTTGGATTGTTAGGTACCTTGTTCCGGCTGATCTTACTGTGGGGCAGTTTGTGTATGTTGTCCGTAAACGAATCAAGCTGAGTGCCGAAAAGGCgatctttgtctttgtgaaGAACACATTGCCTCCAACTGGTAAACACACAACTCTTAACATAAAACTGGTGTCTGTTAGTTTCACTATCATGGAAAATAGTAATCTGCTCATACACTTTGCTGCAAATTAAACAACGATGAatgcttttgttgttgatgaattTGCAGCTGCAATGATGTCTTCAATCTATGATGAGAACAAAGACGAAGATGGGTTTCTCTACATGACTTACAGTGGAGAGAACacctttggtttggtttaaatgTGTCAACTAGTACTTATACAACATTTGTGTTCTGTATAGATTTTACTCTTTTATGACTATGAATGTACTTTATGCTGCTTTGGACTGATTTATGTAAATGTTACTTTGAGATATATTTTATGTAGTTTGGGTTTTACTTATGGACACACAACTTGTGCCATCGAATGATTCTCTCCTACCACTACTCCACTATGATCGTAACCCAAACTATGCCTTGATTGTCAAAAATAAGTGATCAAAAGTATATGATCTTATGATTTGCAAGAGGAAACGACGATTTGAGCCATGtcatataaaacaataaaactttcAATCTTGGGATGCACAATAACAACTCACATGAAACTcacaaaataagaataaaataaatacaatgatGATTTGAGACCTTGAGAAGAAACCatctttttcaagaaaaagGGGTAAACAAAGAATTTGGagttgttctttgtttcaaGAATTAGagtcctccttcttcttcttaggcaCAAGATTCTTCACCCACTTGAAAGTTATGATATCAACAATCTTGGTCGATTTGGTTTGGCCAGAGTTCTTACCGCCTGCATCTTTCTTGTTATTGTTCTCTTCATCTGGCATATCCCCGATCCCTCCGGTTCCCCATTGATCTGCCCAACTTGGTGCCTCACTTGTCATATCACAATATCTTTTTGCAAACTAAAAAGTCgaacatcaaatcaaattcttcaatcaatcaatcaatcaatcaatcaaagaaaaataaataaacattaatgAGTATTGACTAAAAACTGAATTATTATGTTTACCAATTACATTTAAGAAATTAGAAGAGAAATCAGAAATACCTCTAATGTGTTTGTTGAGAACTGAGAAGTCTTCTTTGGAGAAGAAAGACAGATTTGGATTTAGCACAAAATGAGTGATGATGCGGAGGTGAATGGAGAATAATAGTAGATGTGTTGTTCTTTTAATCTATAAACAACTGTATAAAGTATTATTGTGTAGgttgtccttttctttttttcttcagggTTCAAATCTTTAGATTTGTTAATTgtaagatttattattatcatttttggGTTGTCTTTGAATGCACTTTACTAACTCAAAGTTTGTTCGTTTCCAACTTGCAAAGCAAACATTGGTTTTGGAATATTTAGGTATAAAGCATAAGATTTAGGTCTTTATGTAAAGACATCTTAATATGTATGTCCCATTCCATGTGACATATCGATCTTCTgttctttagatttttatttttaattttcttcacATGAATCCTATATTATTAACTTCAACTCCAAATCGCCAAGGCACCTCTCTTATTAAGTAATTTCATAGGTTTTGTAACCTTTCAGTTTAACATTATTTAtcagttttttatataattagaaacggtatatatacatacacaaagCCAGCTTGGAATGGAATGTAATCCAAAACGTCTAAAATGTGTCTTATGTAACCTAAAGCAGAACACTCATTGATTACTTTATCAAAAGTCATCACTTCGAAGTTTAGTACAGAATACTAAGGACTGTTcttaaaagaacaacaaaaatgtgaatatatatatatatatatatatatatatctataatttttgttttttataagaaaaagtaaatttgtatctagaaaagttaatataataaatgttggtccataaataataaaagcaagaacaaatagttattttcctttttgtccattttgtttttcttttactttagtTTGGTGCGGTCTATTTGAAAGCTTTTGTTATTGAACTCTTTTAGACCATGACCGAcgaaaaaagagtaaaaacgaCAGCATTTGATTTGATCATATCAAAAGAATTTCAAatgtatagtaaaaaaaaaaaaaaaaaaaaaatactacaaccAGTTTCACTATATCACTAAAAATATCAGATTATCTacaacgaaaaaaagaaaaatgaacacTAGATTTTTATATCTTTCGATTCCTCAAAATGTAGTAGTAAAGTAAACTACTTTGATCTCTTAGTAGACTTTGATTTCTTcattttactattattattacctgACTTGTTATTATTACGACTACTCATGCTGGTCCATTTATACCCAATTGGTATAGCGAACGGGTCGGGCATTTGCTGCTCCTCTTCCTCTATCCTTCGCTGTGAGCCTTTCCCACTTGCTAGTCTCAGCCACGTCGATGGCCGTGAGATTGAATTCCGAGCGTCCGGTTTCTCATCATCGGATTGGTCTTCTTCACCTGCAGTGGAGTTGGCTGAGTTAAGAAACCTTGGGCTAGAGAGCGGGGTGTAGAATGTCTCCGCCGGCGGAAGCTCGACGAACTTGGTGAATGTGATGACTACTTTGACCGTAGGGACCACCGGAATCGACAGCTGGAACCCACAAGAGAGATTTTGTTTAACATAAATAAAGCAAAGAagtttcataatcatcatctaAAGGTTTTGACTGCGTTTTTAAACAAAAGCACAATTTCCCAAAATTAGAGAGATCTATAGAAGAAGCAAAAATCATTggtccccaaaaaaaaaataaaaaaaaaaaagcaaaagcttTGGTTCCTCCTCCGTGACCCCCATCCGTGATCTTGTCACGTCAGCGTTTTCCATTGACAAAGACTAACCCAATGAGACCAAGACACGTTAGCTAGTTTGACCCCATTAGGTATAACGGTCGTAATGTTTTAGCTTAGGAAGTGCACAAAAAGAGTAACACAAACGGCAAAAGctatttcataatttaaaaacctgagaaaaataaaatctaaaatctaaattttttataataggCTAATTTAGATATTTGTATTATGCTTAGgggatttttagggttttttagttttttcaaaaCATAGATTAATTTGTTAACTTTggtaaaaaattatgaaagttttttgaaaaatggtaaaTGGAGAAAGTAAAGATATTAACGAGATTGTCACTATTGTTACCTTGACTGGGAAAGTTCCCGGCGGAAACTTGGTGGTGAGAAGATCACGCATTCTGGCGACGGCTTTAACTTTATTAGCTAAAATGTCAAGTAACGGAAGCAGCTCCTCCGTTTTTAACGGAAACTGTTCCGTTAACCAAACTGACGGATGCAAGCTTTTCACGAACTCCTTCTCTTTGATCTGAGGAGACGGCGGAGGATTCACCGGAGACACAGTTGAAGGTACAGCCACTGATCTTCTCGGTGGCTGGATTTGAGCCATTGACCTCCTCGGTGGTTGCAATTGAGATTGCTGCGACGGCGGGGGTGGTCGTGGCGGCGCGGCGGATGGATAAACGTCGACGCTTTTTCTCCCGACGGAGATCCAATCTCTATCTTCTTTAACAAAGCTACTGTGTCGTCTCTGTGACNNNNNNNNNNNNNNNNNNNNNNNNNNNNNNNNNNNNNNNNNNNNNNNNNNNNNNNNNNNNNNNNNNNNNNNNNNNNNNNNNNNNNNNNNNNNNNNNNNNNNNNNNNNNNNNNNNNNNNNNNNNNNNNNNNNNNNNNNNNNNNNNNNNNNNNNNNNNNNNNNNNNNNNNNNNNNNNNNNNNNNNNNNNNNNNNNNNNNNNNNNNNNNNNNNNNNNNNNNNNNNNNNNNNNNNNNNNNNNNNNNNNNNNNNNNNNNNNNNNNNNNNNNNNNNNNNNNNNNNNNNNNNNNNNNNNNNNNNNNNNNNNNNNNNNNNNNNNNNNNNNNNNNNNNNNNNNNNNNNNNNNNNNNNNNNNNNNNNNNNNNNNNNNNNNNNNNNNNNNNNNNNNNNNNNNNNNNNNNNNNNNNNNNNNNNNNNNNNNNNNNNNNNNNNNNNNNNNNNNNNNNNNNNNNNNNNNNNNNNNNNNNNNNNNNNNNNNNNNNNNNNNNNNNNNNNNNNNNNNNNNNNNNNNNNNNNNNNNNNNNNNNNNNNNNNNNNNNNNNNNNNNNNNNNNNNNNNNNNNNNNNNNNNNNNNNNNNNNNNNNNNNNNNNNNNNNNNNNNNNNNNNNNNNNNNNNNNNNNNNNNNNNNNNNNNNNNNNNNNNNNNNNNNNNNNNNNNNNNNNNNNNNNNNNNNNNNNNNNNNNNNNNNNNNNNNNNNNNNNNNNNNNNNNNNNNNNNNNNNNNNNNNNNNNNNNNNNNNNNNNNNNNNNNNNNNNNNNNNNNNNNNNNNNNNNNNNNNNNNNNNNNNNNNNNNNNNN is a genomic window containing:
- the LOC104752862 gene encoding autophagy-related protein 8c; this encodes MANSSFKLEHPLERRQIEASRIRDKYPDRIPVIVERAERSDVPNIDKKKYLVPADLTVGQFVYVVRKRIKLSAEKAIFVFVKNTLPPTAAMMSSIYDENKDEDGFLYMTYSGENTFGLV
- the LOC104752863 gene encoding uncharacterized protein LOC104752863; translation: MTSEAPSWADQWGTGGIGDMPDEENNNKKDAGGKNSGQTKSTKIVDIITFKWVKNLVPKKKKEDSNS
- the LOC104754122 gene encoding ankyrin repeat domain-containing protein 13C-like, which gives rise to MSRPSSASAIRPEDYAHSPVHYAVVLGDHGALTRLLSSLPKLGDPEQIRTESDSLSQERVADQISALLDRRDVPSRETPLHLAVRLDDIFAARAISSAGGDISLQNASGWNPLQEAFCRRNSEVMKVLLRHHHRLAWCKWRRRLPRLIAVLRRMRDFYMEISFHFESSVIPFVGKIAPSDTYKIWKRDGNLRADTTLAGFDGLKIQRRRHSSFVKEDRDWISVGRKSVDVYPSAAPPRPPPPSQQSQLQPPRRSMAQIQPPRRSVAVPSTVSPVNPPPSPQIKEKEFVKSLHPSVWLTEQFPLKTEELLPLLDILANKVKAVARMRDLLTTKFPPGTFPVKLSIPVVPTVKVVITFTKFVELPPAETFYTPLSSPRFLNSANSTAGEEDQSDDEKPDARNSISRPSTWLRLASGKGSQRRIEEEEQQMPDPFAIPIGYKWTSMSSRNNNKSGNNNSKMKKSKSTKRSK